A genomic window from Triticum urartu cultivar G1812 chromosome 7, Tu2.1, whole genome shotgun sequence includes:
- the LOC125520329 gene encoding uncharacterized protein LOC125520329 isoform X2, which translates to MQGEAAAVSRGREDAHHEGVSGMMEVISARSPLPSTGGGHRLLFHGVVGAFPCQAQRLLGWITIAHLTGMVGKICISILATLHPLAGGRFINFEI; encoded by the exons ATGCAAGGAGAAGCTGCTGCGGTTTCAAGGGGCCGTGAGGATGCCCACCATGAAGGCGTGTCTGGGATGATGGAGGTGATATCCGCCAGGTCCCCGTTGCCGTCGACTGGCGGCGGCCACCGTCTCCTCTTCCATGGCGTCGTCGGGGCCTTCCCCTGCCAAGCGCAGCGGCTCCTTGGCTGGATCACCATCGCACACCTCACCGGCATGGTCGGCAAGATCTGCATCTCGATCCTCGCCACTCTCCATCCTCTTGCAG GTGGCAG GTTTATAAATTTCGAAATATAG
- the LOC125520329 gene encoding uncharacterized protein LOC125520329 isoform X1, whose product MQGEAAAVSRGREDAHHEGVSGMMEVISARSPLPSTGGGHRLLFHGVVGAFPCQAQRLLGWITIAHLTGMVGKICISILATLHPLADVAGLRKGSIWHMASWVVRQEVFWAYSKGNLVKIVYKFRNIVAASRNGRPKLC is encoded by the exons ATGCAAGGAGAAGCTGCTGCGGTTTCAAGGGGCCGTGAGGATGCCCACCATGAAGGCGTGTCTGGGATGATGGAGGTGATATCCGCCAGGTCCCCGTTGCCGTCGACTGGCGGCGGCCACCGTCTCCTCTTCCATGGCGTCGTCGGGGCCTTCCCCTGCCAAGCGCAGCGGCTCCTTGGCTGGATCACCATCGCACACCTCACCGGCATGGTCGGCAAGATCTGCATCTCGATCCTCGCCACTCTCCATCCTCTTGCAG ATGTTGCAGGTCTAAGGAAGGGTAGTATATGGCACATGGCTTCGTGGGTTGTTCGACAAGAAGTGTTTTGGGCATATTCGAAAGGCAATCTTGTGAAAATT GTTTATAAATTTCGAAATATAGTTGCAGCTTCACGGAATGGACGGCCCAAATTATGTTAG